A segment of the Arachis hypogaea cultivar Tifrunner chromosome 5, arahy.Tifrunner.gnm2.J5K5, whole genome shotgun sequence genome:
GGCATCATGGCATGAGTTCAGACAGCAAAGAAAAACTCTGCAAGCTTAGTGTTTTATCAACAGATCTTCCAGTTGTGAGCGTATCTGTTCTCTAACAGCATCTCTGTTATTAAGGCTCAATGTATAACAGGCTGCACCTGGATGATTCCTCAACCTGGCAACTGCAGAAATTGACCCAAAAAAAAAGTCATTTACAGATTCATGCATTCAGCACTAAAGCACAAACATTTGAACTTCACACCTATCATAGAAAAGAAAATGTATTCTAACTAAGAAAGAAACAGAGATTTTTGAGAAAAGGGCATGTCTAAGTCGGAAAATTTTACCCGCAGGAATATCTCTGCCAAATTTCGGAATTGGAATGGAAGCCAAAACCGGGATATTTGACTCCAAAACCTTTAGAACTGCTGGGAAAAATGATGAACTGTATAACTCCATCTTACCAACCTCATCAATAATGAAGAGATCACTGTCCTCTCTAACCTATTCATTGAAAGCAAACTCTGAAAAATTAATCTCTCATCAATAGCCCCCAAAAGCAAGGGAAACAGTTCATATTCatctcttctttttcctttttccccTTTGTTTTTTGGGATATGCTTTGAAGATCAAAATGAAAGTTGGTAAAATGTGCAGCTATCCAACCTCTTATTATAACACTAACTCAATCAAGCACTTGGCTAGTaaaggaaaggaaaaagaaaatgcataaacAAAATACCAATGGCAAGAAAAACATGGACAAACCATCTTGAGAAAGCAAGCTCACCTGCAACTCAGGCAGTGCAAGTGACTCAAAGGATGCTACATCAACCTTATACTTGCCAACACTAGGCCATCTACAAGATTCAGGGCTGCAAAAAGCCATTCAACAACACCCTTTAATTAACCAAACAAACAAGCAAACTTCGAAGTCCTAACAAAGGAAGCACTGAACAATCTGGCCAATGAATGAACACAAAGTATTT
Coding sequences within it:
- the LOC112800256 gene encoding uncharacterized protein: MAAPGKCILVTGPPGVGKSTLIIRVFESLKASHPNLKLQGFYTREVRSSGERVGFEVVTLDGRTCPLASTTISTPESCRWPSVGKYKVDVASFESLALPELQVREDSDLFIIDEVGKMELYSSSFFPAVLKVLESNIPVLASIPIPKFGRDIPAVARLRNHPGAACYTLSLNNRDAVREQIRSQLEDLLIKH